AGGCGTGCGGATCGGCCGGCATAGCGCCGCCGCCTTTCCGAAAGCATCCGGGCCGCCTTGCAGCGCCACGCTGTTGTAGGCCTCGACGGTTCCGGCAAGTGCGTCCCCAGGCATTCCGCAGCGCGCGGCGAGATCGTCGAGCGTCATTGCCTTCTTGCGGTTGAGGAAGAGATTGATGAACGCGCTGACCTTTTGGAACCCCGCCCCTTGCTGGCGGCGGATCTGCTCGCGGGCCTTCGCCGCCATCTCCGCGTCGATCACGAGGAAGGCGTGGCCACCAGCACGCTGTGCGATCCGTTCCCCCAGCGTCGCTCCGTAGAGTTCTTCGTTACAGATCCGCTGCCCCTGGGCATCGACGAGGATCCCGTAGGTGAAAGCCTCGGGCGGATTGATGAAGCGCCACGCCGCGCAGCGGTCCATCTGCCCCACCGCGCCACCCACGCTCTGGCCCAGCAAGATGCCGCCCCCGTCGTCACCCACGGTTCCTAGCGGCATGGACTTGACGAAACCAGGAGCGTACTCCTTCATCATCTCTGGATTGAAGGCGAAGCCGCCGGCGCAGAGGATGACGCCGCTGCGGGCCTTGACGTTCCACCGCCGGCCGAGCCTCGCCTCGAGGCGGGCTAGTGCCCGCTGGCTAGCCTGGATCATGCGGCGGTTCACAATGGCTCCGACCGCCGCGAGATGGAACAGCAAGCTGTGCCACCGCGCCCCGAATGAGGCTTCCGGCAGCGAGACGATTTCGACGCCGCACACCCGCCCTGCCGTGTCGGTCAGGAGTCGCAGCGCTCGACTGCAATACCGCAGCTGCGCGCCGCTCCGCTCTGTAGCCCGCCGAAGATGTGTAAACAACACGGGTCCGGTGAGCCCTGCGCCCGGGACGCGGTGTCCCCGTGGCGCCGGTCGCGCCGCACTGCTGTAGGGATACGCCAGCTCGTTGCCCGAGAAGTAGAGCGTGCAGTCATCCATTGGATAGGACGTCTTGGCGGGTGCGGTACGGCTCGGGGGAAAGGCGACGCCCAGATTTTCGAGCCATGACAGGGTGGCGAGGCTCTCCTGACAGAAGCGTCGAAGCGTGACCTCGTCCACCGCATCCCTGACCTCGAGCGCCAGATACCGAAACATCTGCTCGGGATCATCGACATAGCCGGCGGCTTTCTGCTGTGCGGAGCCGCCCCCGAAGTACACCACGCCGCCGCTGCGGGCGGTCGCACCTCCCCCTCGAAAACGGTCGATCACGAGCACTTCGGCGCCCTGGCTCCTCGCTTCGATGGCGGCGCAGCTTCCCGCCGCGCCGAAGCCGACGACTACCACATCGACCTCGACGTCCTCTGACGCGAAGCGGTTCTGGGCCATTGGTGCGGAAGCCGGACTCATGCCGCGCGGGAGACTATCTTGATGGTTGCGAAAAACAAGCATCTGCGGGATCCTTGTACTTCCTCACGTCTGCTGGCAGCGTCGAATCGTCGTGTGCTGCACCCGGAGGTCGGAGGTAACGAACCGATGAAAGGAATCCTTTTGGCCGGAGGTTCCGGTACGCGCCTGC
The genomic region above belongs to Candidatus Binatia bacterium and contains:
- a CDS encoding FAD-binding protein; protein product: MLVFRNHQDSLPRGMSPASAPMAQNRFASEDVEVDVVVVGFGAAGSCAAIEARSQGAEVLVIDRFRGGGATARSGGVVYFGGGSAQQKAAGYVDDPEQMFRYLALEVRDAVDEVTLRRFCQESLATLSWLENLGVAFPPSRTAPAKTSYPMDDCTLYFSGNELAYPYSSAARPAPRGHRVPGAGLTGPVLFTHLRRATERSGAQLRYCSRALRLLTDTAGRVCGVEIVSLPEASFGARWHSLLFHLAAVGAIVNRRMIQASQRALARLEARLGRRWNVKARSGVILCAGGFAFNPEMMKEYAPGFVKSMPLGTVGDDGGGILLGQSVGGAVGQMDRCAAWRFINPPEAFTYGILVDAQGQRICNEELYGATLGERIAQRAGGHAFLVIDAEMAAKAREQIRRQQGAGFQKVSAFINLFLNRKKAMTLDDLAARCGMPGDALAGTVEAYNSVALQGGPDAFGKAAALCRPIRTPPFYAINCDLANSKFLTPCLTLGGLRVDGFSGQVLRQDGSPIAGLYAAGRDAVGVASHSYISGLSIADCIFSGRNAGRHAATARATS